In the Nitrospirota bacterium genome, one interval contains:
- a CDS encoding FeoA family protein, which produces MRKAAENPTIIDSFGLDAGIKRGSGDPAVGYPGLKGDDGALPAGEQAGGMPLGLLQPGARAEIRQLPGGAVLKPCTSGSSAPEPDSLVCRMEGLGLRAGTIVEMLSNDGKGALVVKVDGARLAISRTLAMRLMVIRRA; this is translated from the coding sequence ATGAGAAAAGCAGCAGAAAATCCCACCATAATTGACTCTTTCGGCCTCGATGCCGGCATAAAGAGAGGATCAGGCGACCCCGCGGTCGGCTATCCGGGCCTCAAAGGGGACGATGGCGCCCTTCCGGCAGGAGAGCAGGCTGGAGGCATGCCCCTCGGCCTTTTACAGCCGGGAGCGCGGGCAGAGATACGGCAGCTGCCCGGCGGAGCAGTGCTCAAGCCGTGCACGAGTGGCAGCAGTGCACCGGAACCGGACAGTCTTGTCTGCAGGATGGAGGGATTGGGCCTCCGTGCCGGCACGATCGTCGAGATGCTGAGCAACGACGGCAAAGGGGCTCTGGTGGTAAAGGTGGATGGCGCCCGGCTGGCTATCAGCCGTACCCTGGCGATGAGGCTCATGGTGATCAGGAGAGCGTAA
- the pth2 gene encoding peptidyl-tRNA hydrolase Pth2 — translation MKQVIVVNESLKLPRGKLAAQAAHAAVAAFLSADEDARRAWLASGMPKVVLRAESDEELKRLDEAARQRGIPASLIADAGRTVVPAGTITCLGLGPAEAASLDELTGELKLLR, via the coding sequence ATGAAACAGGTTATCGTCGTCAACGAATCACTCAAGCTGCCCCGGGGCAAACTGGCGGCCCAGGCAGCTCATGCCGCTGTCGCCGCTTTTCTCAGCGCAGACGAAGACGCCCGGCGGGCGTGGCTCGCGAGCGGGATGCCCAAGGTCGTCCTGAGGGCCGAGAGCGATGAAGAGCTCAAACGCCTCGATGAGGCGGCCAGGCAGCGCGGCATCCCTGCCTCCCTGATTGCCGATGCAGGCAGGACGGTCGTGCCTGCAGGAACCATCACCTGCTTGGGACTCGGACCTGCCGAAGCAGCATCCCTCGACGAGTTGACGGGAGAGTTAAAGCTCCTGAGATGA
- a CDS encoding FeoB-associated Cys-rich membrane protein, producing MNLTDAVWMAVILAGAVYLLYRSVWKKKGHCQGCDSGICNKKRGEEQPRSSQEL from the coding sequence ATGAACCTTACCGATGCGGTATGGATGGCGGTGATCCTGGCAGGCGCGGTATATCTCCTCTACCGCTCGGTCTGGAAAAAGAAGGGGCACTGCCAGGGATGCGATTCAGGGATATGCAATAAGAAAAGAGGAGAGGAGCAGCCGCGCTCATCTCAGGAGCTTTAA